In the Mycoplasmoides gallisepticum genome, one interval contains:
- a CDS encoding transcription antitermination factor NusB produces the protein MKKQANQRSQYQIRYDRLTFIYQALLLDLNLDEIYQAISQLEDLKDQEFLTNWTGLINQVPTIVSAHLKESWSWNRLDYMIKALFNLVITEAKVLKTEKAILISQATKLIQEYGDLNSIKLVSAILNKVI, from the coding sequence ATGAAAAAACAAGCTAACCAAAGATCGCAGTACCAGATTAGGTATGATCGCTTAACTTTTATCTATCAAGCATTATTGCTTGATCTAAATCTTGATGAGATCTATCAAGCGATCAGTCAGTTAGAAGATCTTAAAGATCAAGAGTTTTTAACGAACTGAACTGGGTTGATTAATCAAGTTCCCACAATCGTTTCAGCTCACTTAAAAGAAAGTTGGAGTTGAAACCGCCTTGATTACATGATTAAAGCATTATTTAATCTGGTAATTACTGAAGCTAAAGTGTTAAAAACTGAGAAGGCAATTTTAATCTCTCAAGCAACCAAACTCATCCAAGAGTATGGTGATCTTAACAGTATTAAATTGGTTAGTGCAATTTTAAACAAGGTGATTTAA